The DNA sequence ACAGTCTCAATTTTAAAAGGTCACGTGAGGTGCACATGCATATTTCCAATGAAAAGGGTAGTAAACCCGACGAAAATGAAAcgaaaatcacaaaaattaaaaaaattcagttgCAAAATGCTACTCTTAAAAGTTAAAGAATGAAAACACTAAATAGCCTGAATTATGCgacaaaaatgcatttaagccAAAAACCAAAAGCCTAAAGTTCATGGAAATAGTGAATGAAACATGCAAGCTCCGATCTAGATTTTATGGTGTTTGGCCAAACTTATTAAAAAGATCTTACAAAATCATACAGCttgtaagattttttttaaagcttataaaatcttaactcttattttataaatacgttcataaagtatttgaataaaataagattatgaaaattatataatgttacTAATGACaaatttgtgattaatttgaagaaatttgttaagatcttaaaaataagttagacaACTTATAAGCTCccaacatcttatttttagaCCTTATACgcttttttttctaaaaaaaattaccacacactttataacattttataaaatattttaaacggCTTATAAATTCACCCGAATACCTTTACATATCCGTTTGTTTTATGTTTGGAGAGACCATCTaatcttattattaaaaaggtTCTAGAAAAAAGGTGCTGTTATGTCTCATCTTTTTCTGGTAGATGATGTTGTGTTATTTTCAAGAGCAGATGATCAACAATcttgtgaaaatattaaagagaCACTTATGAAATTCGTGATGTGTCTGGACAGGTTATTAACTACCTGAAATCCAAAATGCACAATTACTCAAAATTTAGGTAAATATTTAGGGTTTCCTGTATATTATAAAGTAGTCTTCAGACAACAATTTGCTTACATTGTTGAGAAACTAGGACAAAAATGGTCTAAACTTTCAACTTTGGCTGGTAAGACTACTTCACTGtgtttggttttatgtttttgcttttctcaacataaaataaaacacactcaatgtttgtttttgtgtttttatactttatctgtgtgtttttttgtttttcaactttctatataatatatatatatacacttatatatataatataaaagagacatgatttgacaataaacagttatttttgtctcaaaaaaacataacattaaacatacaatatttatatatatacatatttatatataaaaagatataatttgacaatgaacagtgatttttgtctctcaaatcccaatatcaaacctacaccacttattttaaaatattttaaattacttcaaaacacaaatccaaacatgtCATCTATTtttaacacacacttatttatctctatttttctttctctatttccaaaacacaaaacaaaacactcaaaccacaaattcaaacactaGCTTCTgttttaaatgtatttatggCATGTTCAAGTCTTCAAGAatgccatatatatatacccaaaTCTATTTGtgattgaattgaaaaaatctgTTCTAGTTTTATTGGGTTAGATGTAATCTACCTCTTTTCATAAGGGAAATGAGCAAAAGACTTCTTGtaggaggaaaaaaataataataaattattgtgtGTTTGGTAAATGACACGTGcggttcttttattttttttaatttaaagtttaaaatagtatttatttttttattaaaactcattgaatcttaattttaatcaaaagttcaaatttaactaatagatCAACGATGTAGATTTTATCTAGTTCGGATCAacgaaaaattaataaaagatatttatcgaatttgctaatattaataaaaaaaatacaaaaaaaaatctatatctaCATTcagttgacttattactgactcaTTATAGGACAGATAGatctttttataaccaaattatcctcatactttttcacacattaatgcacgtgaggaggtatatctttaccTTTATAAGGAGagttttatccaaaaaaaaattatttgacctgcagtaagttagtaataagtcaatcgataagtaaatatcaattttcattcaattgtttttgttaatatcagcaaattcactGAATTCTAATTAACGCAATGACTTAtctgttagacggaagcaaacctcatgcTTGTTagatgtaaattttcaaatttcaagaggagggaaatgtaattatccctaatatttttataaataatatacttatatatattaatatatttaacatataacattacatatatataaataatattttatttgttaaaaaatcattcccaGATGAGAGAGGGCGTGAGTAGTGCACCATTGACCATAGAGGGATATTCtgctcattttttttcccGCAAGAAGGTTTTTGCACATTTCTttgaaggtaaattacaatttttcgtAATTTTATTTGGGGAGAGAGAATTAAGGTACTAGGAAAGTCCGTCTAGTTAACTAGGAAATAGAGGGTGTAAGCAAGTATTAGGTCGACTGTGCATTCGGGGAAGTTGGGATAATAATAGCCCTATCCGGCTGAAAGTTGTCATTTAAACTTACTGATAATTAATTCTGTgtgaatagaaataaataatacatggTTAAAGAAATATGACTAGAATTGAAGTTGCCGATTCCTCTTTGTTGGGAGCACACGAGCAATGGTAAGTTTATACGCTAAATATGCATACTGGGAAGTCTCTCAGGACACGAAAAGACAAGTTCATCACTGAAAAAGCGACATGTTTTGGAACCAGACTGTACAAATGACGAGTATAATACATTATTCGCTTATAAACCGTCCATATCCTTCTAATTCCTATTACTTGATACCCAGAATCCACTAGTGCACTGACataactacaaaaataaaccCTGTTCCCATACTAGTATCGGAAAGGAAATAGGATATGCTGCTTGCTATACACATATGGAACAAATTATCAGAAAGGTTGCAGGAAATTCAACGAAGTTTGTTTTGAGCTACAGCCTGGCACAGTTCATCCTCATAGAACAGGACTCTATTGGAAGCCAATGATTTGCAGATAGGTTTCTGTAGAACTGATGGCACCAAACActttgaagaaaatgaagactCCTGAAAGAGAACAGCTGCAATTTGCCTCATCTCAGTGAACTTTAAGCGAGAGGGGGGACGAGGTCCATGCTTAGGTGCCTTTGGTGCATGTGGGCTTGTAATCCACATCCCTTTCCCACCTCCCTTGCTGCAAAtggtttttgttatattaaggAACAGTCGATATATGTCAAAGACTTCATATCAGACTCAAGATGCTTACCTCACAAAAGGCCAGTGATCTGTCGGGAGTGGAGTCATTGTATTCAGCATCTCTTGCCTTGTTCTATCTGGAGTTGTGTAATTAAAGTGGAATTGTCTTGCTATAATAACCTTTTCCAATCATAGAGGAagtcatattattttttttatcattatcacAGGGCAGAGTAAGACGGAAGTATTGGGTATGAAACTTACTGCCTTCCTGATTTTCTGAGAGACATGAAAAACTGCTCTAAGTTGATCATGGTGCAGGTGGCAAAGTATTTTGACCTTAATGATACAATATAAACCAATCAGATAGAAATCTCAACAATCAGGCAAAGGGAGCCAGAAATGACAAATGATAAATCAGCAAAGTAATGCCAAGTGACAAAGATCACTCAGTACAGTATAACCCAAACAAACATCCACAAATTCTACCCAAGAGAGATAGAGAGTCTTCTTTTCCTCTATCTAATTTCTGAATTCTCAAAGTCAAATAGTTAAAGACCACTAGAAAAGTGAAACTAAGAAAACCTAAGGAGCAGAGAAAGATTTCCAATATATGAAACCTCACTAAAGGAACATCTCAGcaatccaaaagaaaaaagaggaaagtGATAAGAGATATGTCAGGATTACAGAACAGCAGTTATCTTCTACTATGATTTTCAAACATGAAAGTTTGGAACATGCTCTTACAAAGATCATAACCAATGATAAGTGGCCATTGAAAAGTGTTCGCAAGATCCATTTATAAACACTATCatgcaaatttataattattgcacACAATGAATTTAAACAGATGGAGTGTCAGTCAGGAGTtgattaataacaaatatatcctAGAAATCTCCATATAAACCAAAACGAACTGGCAATATTATCCACATCTAAAGATAAAAAGGAGGACAGGTCCAGATATCAAGAATTGTAAACTACTATATAAAACATCTAACATGTTACAAAGAATAcaaatttcaatatcatagtGAAGCTCAGGGTGAAATGTTAAATACCAGTAAATCAATGGGGAGCGATTCTAGCCTGGACTCTGACTCACATTCTTCAGCACGAGGGGTCTTTGGGGTGCTCTGTAAATTATTCTGACTGAATACATCAGGGGATCCAATTACTGGAGCAAACTGGAACCTTACAGGCGATAAAAGTGTGGGACTTTTATCAGTGTTTTGGTTTAGATGAATCTCGGGATTGTCACCCCCAGACTGCTTAGCGTTCAAAACAGCAACTCTTTTCTTCCCAAGATCTGTACACGGTTTAGAAGCCGATGCCTTGCTATTCCGTAGCTGAGCAAGAGCACCAGGCttcaaatacttatttttcgCATTTCTTGACTGCTTTTTCTGTCTCCCAGTTTTCGGTTGCCTGCCATTTGGAGACACCTTCCCCATGCTATAGGCTTCTTCCTTTCAAATGAACTTTTATCTACTCCGGAAATCTCCTTATAGTAAAGCCGcagcttttatttttttacctttaTCTGTTTGCGTGttggagaaaaatacacaaaatgaGTCAATTCAACAAAACCAGAGTAGGGTTTCTGCATAACCAACAAGAGCAGAATATCAAAGACTCCATATACAAATATCCATCATCAAACAACACAATAACCGAATCTTAATCaattttcacaaataaaaaacGAAAAAGACATTAAGAACGAGAGAAACCCTAGCCTGCCGTCAAGACATGGAACCAACGACGGAACTTGATAGTAGACAGTGGAAAAACTAGCCACACAAACTAAAGTCctagaaatgaaaaatcacaGCTAAAAATccacaaaggaaaaaaaaaaaatccaacaacaTTACCAGAACACTGAGATGATAATAAAACCGCACAATTAAAAACATTACTCACCTTAGAAATCACGGTATAATCAGCCAGAACAGAGTAAAAATCGGAgaagctaaaaaaaaaaaaaaagaaaattgacaaaaaaatgaaaaatacgGCGAGGAGAGAGGGGGTTGGGGGAAGAGGAGGGAAATGAAAGAAAGGGAAAGGCAGGCTAGGGTTTTTGGTTTTGGGaacaaattttgaatgatGTTTGGATAGTGAATTTGCCCGCCAATTTTTGGAGCAACAGTTACCAAATTCAATACAATAACCGCAGGCAGTGGCCATGTGGCACCCACTCGCCTTTTGATTGGCAGAAGCGTTACGTGGGCCTCCTGCAGAGAATCCTATGCTACTCTGTCCCTGCCATAGATTCCGGGGGATAGATTTACTTGGGGTCCACTTAATTAGCTGCTGCTGCTTGTTATTgtcataatattacatttaatatttttaatgaatttactaaaatacttGTCAAACTTGAACATACCTCAACTTTTGCATATTTTACGTTTTGAAGTCAGTATCTAATGATTTATAACTAAtccatcaataaaaatattaattatttgtaatttttaaatatttttacacataCATTGAGTGTGTCatgcaatattttgaaactCGAACCGTTCATCAAATCGAAAAATTAAGTGGGTTACGGGTTATTGGTTCAACCTGTTGGGTAACAGCCCATGGTCATTAAGACCGGCAGTCAAACTCACAATTGTTCAAAATCCAATCGTAAAACCGGCCACACAGACCCTTTTTGTAAAACTATAAAGGTTTCCTCACAAATTTAGGGTTCACATAGAACTTTTAATCAGAGCAAAAGAAGGAGAAAGGAAGAGATGGCAGTTGTTCGTCTACTCAACAACTAGAAAACACACAGGAGTTTATAGTGATTCTGCATTCAAGAGAAGGGAGGAAAGAGAAGATGGAAGATAGTTTCCAAGGAcacaaagacaaaaataaaggAGGAGAGAAAAAccaaagagaaagaaaagtggAAGAAAAACAAGGAGACAGAAATAACAATAGGGATAGGCTTTTAGTGATAAGTACATTTTCAACTGGGTCAAAATAGGTCGGGCAATGGGTTGGTAAGAGTGGCTGAGCTAGCAAAAGTAGGCCGAAGTCAAAGAGTGGGCCTGAGCCGTCTAGGTGAGAATGAGAGTAGGAACTAATGGGCTTGGGCCTACCATGGATCATGGTCCAAAATTCAACAttctccaccttggaccaagaCCCGTAAGAGGGAGCCATGCATTCATCATTGCCCAGATGCCCTAACAGAACCTGCAAAACAAGGAGAGCActtgcatgtatatataagttaGTGAAACTATGGAGATCACCCGAAGTTCAAGATTTTTAGACAAGTGTTGAACCTTCATAGAGTCAAGCATTTTcagattttatcttttctagGTTAATGATTTCTTTTCATACGATATctctaataaaatgatatcTATACATGTGAGGTtctataatgaaaaattgaatttttacatAGTTAGATGCTTGATTGACTATTAGATAAGACAATAAAGGCGTTCGTAACATCCGACGCATGAGATAATATTGATGGCGCTTTGTTGTTATTtggtagtatatatatttagatttatttttatttgaataattacttACAAGAATGATGGTCAATGAAAATGACGAAATGATGAAACttgaaaataagtatggtgTGGATACTCGTTTGGTTGGTCTAATAGATAAGTGGCTTTTAATTGGTACCAGTAATTTGTGGCACACTTTATGTGTgtgcaatttttataattatatttaaaataaaatatgtataaaattttattatttaataaaataataagttaatattaaatttataaataaatagtgataaaaaaattgattgaaaattttttaaaaaaaaataactattgaaagataatgaaaaagtgaaaagttaataataaattaaattttaaatattaaaattgacataccaaaataattgagaCACCAATTCACCCctcttcaattttatatagtatagataagaGGCTCCATGTGTTATAAATGATGTTGATAGATCTGCATGAATTGTCATAGCCTAAGAGGCTCTATGTGGTTGATAACTAGCTTAAGCACTTTTGTGTGGACCCTTCCTCCTGCCAATGTGCTTGTGGCCATAGAGGTGGGTGTGTTAGGGGAGGCGCGCCTGGAGCCAATCCAAAGAGCCAACAGCTAAGGAAGCCACCCCCCTTCAAAGCAAGAACCCTCCATGAGTGAAGAGAAGACCTCGTCTGTGAGgcaagaaaaattatgtatcCCCCTCTTCcttctatattttaaagataattttttgttttctctatTTCAGAATGGGGATGAGATAATTTTACTTTACCTATTTTCAACATActtctcttcctcctcctgCCGATTTGGCTGGGGGACTTTTATGCATTCTGACTTTGCTTTCGTATATTTGATCTGAAGGCTTGCCGCCCGCTTAGTTTGTTAGGTCATTCATGAATGGGGCTTGCTGCTCCTGCCTTACTATGctgtgatgttttttttttttttttgctccTTGCGTATTTTGGCCTATCCTATTGAGATGGAAAACTTTCATATGAAGTATCGCTCCCCTTAAGTTTTGATTGACTATCTTCATTGGGGGAGTGAGGACAAAAGAATGTTCATGCCTATTTAAGAACAAGGCTTTGGTATGATGATCATGCCAGTTTAGATCTAGGGATTTTCAAGAGATAATGTGTTTGCTTTCTGGTAAGGCTTATTTTTCAAGCAAAGCTTGACAGGCAATAGGGCATTAATTTCCTAATATGCAGTAagagtttttctattttaagtGGAGAATATTATGGAAACTACTTGTTTGGATCATTAAAGTTTTCCAGGGGGACTATTTGTTTGTAGGTCATCATCTGCCTTGGGTTCTAAATGCGCAATTGGCCGAATTGAGCTTGGGTTTATACTTTCGAAGGACCCCAAATCTTTCTTCTAGGTACAAGATCACCAACTTTTTTGCTATTTACTAGCATATCTTCTAAGTATACTTCTACATTTCTCTTAGCTGGGGGTAGAATATCTTATCTACCAAGTATTGATAAGTGGTCTCCACATTATTAAACCCGAATGGTATGGCCAGATAACAGAACGTCCCATCAGAGGAAACGAAACCGACCCTCTTGTGATCTTCAGGAGCTAACATAATCTGAAGGTACCCTTAGAATGCCTCCATCACGCTCAGTAGCTTGCAACCAAATGTGAACTCTACCAGTTGATCAATTGTTGGGAGAGGGTAAAAATCTTTTGGGCAAACCTATTGAGATCTTGAAAATCCACGCAAATCCTCCATTTGCCCCCTGGTTTGGGACTAACACTATGTTTCCTTGAGCCCTTGTTGAATGGGAGCTCTCGACGCCCTCTTTTGCCTCCTACCTTGTTATCTTTCTTTGGTTTATGTTGGGCTCTTGCATGTGGGCCGTAAATTAAGCTAACCATATTTTGTCATATCAAACTCatttacaaaaaacaaaaaaaatcaaaacaactAGAAGCACTTCTCAAGATgttttaatgacaaaaatattacaagtgATTGAGCCTATTATTTTGGCACCCAAATGTCAAATGAGATAATTTAGGAGTTAATGAGgtaattttttgtctttccatgtagtaattctatttttccttTGACCTAACTTTGAGTCCAACACATTAGGCCTATCAATTGGTGTACAATACCTAGACCCAAACCAGATTAATTTTGATAGTTATGACCCATATTGGTACTTAGTATTTTTACATTAGATCCAGATTTGGATACATATTTatgctaataatttttttgcatttgGATAGAGCCTATACCCTAAAATACATGtgggtaaaattttaatatgctAAAATGCCTCTTATtcgttaatttaaaattagtgaatttataaacttttgctaattatcaatacaactATTTATACactcaaatttgaaatagttATTTTGacttaatttatacaaatctcgtattaatttataaacattgtAGTTGTTCAAAtcgattgatatatttaacaatagtgggaattaatatgaatataatatatataattaatagttaagggtatttttattaattcttatttaatgTTAAGGGTATATTTATTacttcttatttaatttaaagggtTATCCAAAGGTAGGGAGTAAATgaatgttaatttaatttaggggGTAATCGATCACGGTAACATATTTTAGGggtacaaaatatatttgacccataattatattactcaGTTAGAGCAATGCAGAATtaaacattcaatttttcaattagtattcaatattttaataatataattgataaatatttataaaataaatatgaaatacactagttaaaataatatatatatatttttaaaaaataatttattattaacaaaaagataaatgcgaatattattaacaaaagacaaaaaggaCCCACTTTGACTTtgtttccttcttcttttaCAAATAacttctttttgaattttttttttctcttctacattttttattttctatgcTTCTCATCCGACAACAACAAAAAACGCTAGAAATTTCCCAACGTTTTTTTGGTCTCATTTGACAGCACAATAAATGCTGAGAAGAATTTTAGTGCTTTATTCTTTGAGGTAATAATTATACAGTAaaatttaaggtaaattataacgattttttttaaaatttagcataattataaatattctctcgttatttaaaaattattagtaccCCTAAGTTTAATGGTTGTCCAATAATTAGTCCAACccattagatttttattcatttttagtagactaaaaactataattttatttatttttaattttttataacctaagtggctatttttttttaaattttccatTCACCTCATTCGATTtgtttacaaattatttatttttttttaaaaaaaattacattaagggcaaaattgacaattttatacatccatccaaaaattacataatttcatcaaatatcagggggtattgtaattttttaaacaacgaggtggtattgataattatgccaaacctcaagagagctcgttgtaattcaccctaaaatttatatttgtgtccaaattttttactaatgttattttgatactttaataattataaaatgatttaattgatACTCGAAGTTTACAATTAATGTTACTTTTGTACccaattaattacaaaagacTCATATGATATAC is a window from the Sesamum indicum cultivar Zhongzhi No. 13 linkage group LG15, S_indicum_v1.0, whole genome shotgun sequence genome containing:
- the LOC105178179 gene encoding F-box protein At4g35930, which encodes MGKVSPNGRQPKTGRQKKQSRNAKNKYLKPGALAQLRNSKASASKPCTDLGKKRVAVLNAKQSGGDNPEIHLNQNTDKSPTLLSPVRFQFAPVIGSPDVFSQNNLQSTPKTPRAEECESESRLESLPIDLLVKILCHLHHDQLRAVFHVSQKIRKAVIIARQFHFNYTTPDRTRQEMLNTMTPLPTDHWPFVSKGGGKGMWITSPHAPKAPKHGPRPPSRLKFTEMRQIAAVLFQESSFSSKCLVPSVLQKPICKSLASNRVLFYEDELCQAVAQNKLR